In the Haloferula helveola genome, one interval contains:
- a CDS encoding DUF2721 domain-containing protein encodes MTLEISTPALLFPAISLLFLSFTNRFLHLSALIRELHRDWLERRDDTLMDQISNLRKRLVLIRWMQFLGAVSLFLCVTAMVLVVAGVQKIAVPCFATALVLMGGSLACLMVEVWISGGALRILLKTIEDRK; translated from the coding sequence GTGACGCTTGAGATCTCCACGCCTGCGCTGCTCTTTCCGGCGATCAGCTTGCTGTTCCTGTCGTTCACCAACCGCTTCCTCCATCTGTCAGCGTTGATCCGTGAACTGCATCGCGACTGGCTTGAACGTCGGGACGACACGCTGATGGACCAGATCTCGAATCTCAGGAAGCGCCTCGTACTGATCCGTTGGATGCAGTTTCTAGGGGCGGTCAGCTTGTTTCTCTGCGTGACCGCGATGGTGCTTGTGGTCGCCGGGGTCCAGAAGATCGCGGTGCCCTGTTTCGCCACCGCCTTGGTCCTGATGGGCGGTTCGCTGGCGTGCCTGATGGTCGAGGTTTGGATTTCCGGAGGCGCCCTGAGAATCCTGCTCAAGACGATCGAGGATCGGAAGTAA
- a CDS encoding RtcB family protein encodes MKILTQEDLIAAGYQPGPVFKEMFEKLAELEERGITDKKYALKLLAREFGKPSPKAMMRKKAAPVAEAIRPETDDEKSNVEAVRRKMDELLKVPVIARGSIMPDACPAGAGKAVIPVGGAIAVENAIIPSAHSADICCSMFATFYDARSEVAKELDALTTATRFGQGHRHLDDLVHDPVLDEDVWSNRFLTGMRDRAHAHIADQGDGNHFAYLGEVDVDPSMLAMLRLTGHGELAAKLEAKRYRVLVTHHGSRGLGAHVYKRGQAVALKHTERAGNHIPPAAAWIDAKSPEGREYWEALEYVGLWTKANHRAIHRRFLERIGGASVADVGNEHNFVWQRGDMYFHGKGATPAWKDSDGRPQLGLIPLNMAEPILLVLGGDREEFLSFAPHGAGRNMSRTALKRKFPDEASKRAEIERSTEGIDVRWFCGQPDLSETPCAYKNAASVKAQIGEFGLAEVVAEIRPLGCIMAGDSGRSWRDREKPLTPKQKRQIQHRKDRRRMNQDLREW; translated from the coding sequence ATGAAAATTCTGACACAAGAGGACCTGATTGCCGCCGGCTACCAGCCGGGACCGGTCTTCAAGGAGATGTTCGAGAAGCTCGCGGAACTCGAAGAGCGCGGGATCACGGACAAGAAGTACGCGCTGAAGCTGCTCGCCCGCGAGTTCGGCAAGCCGTCGCCGAAGGCGATGATGCGCAAGAAGGCGGCACCCGTCGCCGAGGCGATCCGGCCGGAGACCGACGACGAGAAGTCGAACGTCGAAGCGGTCCGTCGCAAGATGGACGAGCTGCTCAAGGTGCCGGTCATCGCGCGTGGCTCGATCATGCCCGACGCCTGCCCTGCGGGTGCCGGCAAGGCGGTGATCCCGGTTGGCGGCGCGATCGCGGTTGAGAACGCGATCATTCCGTCGGCGCATTCGGCCGACATCTGCTGCTCGATGTTCGCGACCTTCTACGATGCCCGTAGTGAGGTGGCGAAGGAACTCGACGCGCTGACCACGGCGACGCGTTTCGGCCAAGGCCATCGTCATCTCGATGACCTCGTCCACGACCCGGTCCTCGACGAGGATGTGTGGAGCAACCGTTTCCTCACCGGGATGCGTGACCGCGCCCATGCACACATCGCCGACCAGGGGGATGGAAACCACTTCGCTTATCTCGGTGAGGTGGATGTCGACCCGTCGATGCTCGCAATGCTTCGGCTGACCGGGCACGGCGAACTGGCAGCGAAGCTCGAGGCAAAGCGTTACCGCGTTCTCGTGACCCATCATGGGTCGCGAGGGCTCGGCGCGCACGTCTACAAGCGCGGCCAGGCGGTGGCGCTGAAGCACACCGAGCGGGCGGGGAACCATATCCCGCCTGCCGCGGCGTGGATCGATGCAAAGTCGCCCGAAGGTCGCGAATACTGGGAGGCCCTCGAATACGTCGGTCTCTGGACCAAGGCGAACCACCGCGCGATCCATCGCCGATTCCTCGAACGGATCGGCGGGGCGTCGGTCGCGGACGTCGGCAACGAGCACAACTTCGTGTGGCAGCGTGGCGACATGTATTTCCACGGCAAGGGGGCGACTCCGGCGTGGAAGGACAGCGACGGACGTCCGCAGCTCGGGTTGATTCCGCTGAACATGGCCGAGCCGATCCTGCTGGTGCTGGGCGGCGACCGCGAGGAGTTCCTCTCGTTCGCGCCGCACGGTGCCGGCCGGAACATGTCGCGCACGGCTCTGAAGCGGAAGTTTCCCGACGAAGCGTCCAAGCGAGCCGAGATCGAGCGTTCGACCGAGGGAATCGACGTCCGTTGGTTCTGCGGTCAGCCGGACCTCAGCGAAACGCCTTGTGCCTACAAGAACGCCGCCTCGGTGAAAGCCCAGATCGGCGAGTTCGGCCTGGCCGAAGTCGTCGCGGAGATCCGTCCGCTTGGCTGCATCATGGCGGGCGATTCCGGTCGCTCTTGGCGTGATCGGGAAAAGCCTCTGACGCCGAAACAGAAGCGCCAGATCCAGCACCGCAAGGATCGCCGTCGGATGAACCAGGACCTGCGCGAGTGGTGA
- a CDS encoding GNAT family N-acetyltransferase, with protein MKTFLTERLLLRPMQVTDAEPITCLLQERRVVETLAVVPWPYQRHHADEWLVRILGAQEDGRFHTFAITLRDGGEFVGVIGIHPEANGFWAEVGYWLGIDHWGRGYMTEALQEMIRYGFEELGLRRVESHHFAHNPASGRVMQKAGMNYEGSQKLRAARFDQLYDRVNYGLTDDEWRAAAIELRTTGENARTT; from the coding sequence ATGAAAACTTTTCTGACCGAACGGCTGCTGCTTCGCCCGATGCAGGTCACCGACGCGGAGCCGATCACCTGCTTGCTCCAGGAGAGGCGGGTCGTCGAAACCCTCGCTGTCGTGCCTTGGCCCTACCAACGCCATCACGCCGACGAGTGGCTCGTGCGCATCCTTGGTGCCCAAGAAGATGGCCGATTCCATACATTCGCGATCACGTTGCGCGATGGCGGCGAATTCGTCGGGGTCATCGGGATCCATCCGGAAGCCAATGGCTTCTGGGCCGAAGTCGGCTACTGGCTAGGCATCGACCATTGGGGCCGCGGCTACATGACCGAGGCCTTGCAGGAGATGATCCGGTACGGCTTCGAGGAACTTGGATTGCGGCGGGTGGAATCCCACCACTTCGCCCACAACCCCGCCTCGGGCCGCGTGATGCAGAAGGCCGGGATGAATTACGAAGGCTCCCAGAAGCTGAGGGCGGCCCGCTTTGACCAACTATACGACCGAGTGAACTACGGTCTGACCGATGACGAGTGGCGGGCCGCCGCCATCGAATTAAGAACTACGGGCGAGAACGCCCGAACCACCTGA
- a CDS encoding slipin family protein, which produces MEPFTTILIVVGALALTLAIIARNVWLKLVTTVTVHQHQATLLFRYGKLLRQLEAGRHRLVGAGHEVLTFDTRWKDMPIQGQEFMTADKAGVKVSGVVRYRIADPVVFQSASDHPVGALYISAQLALRDGIGGLDLEAVLERKASLTDALTERVRKESAELGIEVSSVAVKDLSISGDIRRVFTEALTVRQQSLISLEKARAEAAAMRTLANGARVFETHPALLQLKFLQTLERADGGITQPLALGAAGQWLDFLKK; this is translated from the coding sequence ATGGAACCATTCACCACCATTCTCATCGTCGTGGGCGCGCTTGCGCTCACTCTCGCAATCATCGCACGGAACGTCTGGCTGAAACTGGTCACGACCGTGACGGTTCACCAGCACCAGGCGACGTTGCTGTTCCGCTACGGAAAGCTGCTGCGTCAGCTTGAGGCCGGCCGCCACCGGTTGGTCGGGGCAGGGCACGAAGTCCTGACTTTCGACACCCGTTGGAAGGACATGCCGATCCAAGGCCAGGAATTCATGACCGCCGACAAGGCGGGCGTGAAGGTCAGCGGAGTCGTCCGCTACCGGATCGCCGATCCGGTGGTCTTCCAGTCGGCTTCCGACCATCCGGTTGGTGCCCTTTACATCTCGGCGCAACTCGCGTTGCGTGACGGGATCGGAGGGCTCGACCTGGAAGCGGTGCTCGAACGGAAGGCATCCCTGACGGACGCGCTCACCGAGCGCGTCCGCAAGGAGTCCGCCGAACTCGGGATCGAAGTCTCGTCCGTCGCGGTCAAGGATCTCTCGATCTCCGGCGACATCCGTCGGGTCTTCACCGAGGCACTGACCGTGCGGCAGCAGTCGCTGATCAGCCTCGAAAAGGCCCGTGCCGAAGCGGCCGCAATGCGGACGCTGGCAAACGGCGCGAGGGTCTTCGAGACCCACCCGGCCTTGCTGCAACTGAAGTTCCTCCAGACGCTCGAACGGGCCGACGGAGGTATCACCCAGCCCCTCGCTCTCGGAGCCGCCGGGCAGTGGCTGGATTTCCTCAAAAAATGA
- a CDS encoding HNH endonuclease: MTTPVLHRITVLILNRHWLAIDATTPACAFTHLAAGTARALWISNGSFQPLEWEDWTGLEVPEGVASVGTPGRRVRIPTVLVLNCFDRVPMVRPVFGFRGIWERDGGRCQYSGRELSPGEANIDHVVPRSRGGGDHWENCVLADRRINTRKGARTPEEAGLRLLREPRIPSVVPATMRIRNFWNIEDWNHFL; encoded by the coding sequence ATGACCACTCCCGTTCTCCATCGTATCACCGTACTGATCCTCAACCGTCACTGGTTGGCGATCGACGCGACGACCCCGGCCTGTGCCTTCACGCACCTGGCTGCCGGCACGGCGCGGGCACTCTGGATTTCGAACGGATCGTTCCAGCCTCTCGAATGGGAGGACTGGACAGGCCTCGAAGTTCCGGAAGGTGTCGCATCGGTCGGAACACCCGGTCGGCGGGTCCGGATCCCGACGGTGCTGGTGCTCAACTGCTTCGATCGCGTCCCCATGGTCCGGCCGGTATTCGGGTTCCGGGGCATCTGGGAGCGGGACGGCGGACGGTGCCAGTATTCCGGACGGGAGCTCTCGCCGGGCGAGGCGAACATCGACCATGTCGTGCCGCGCTCGCGCGGTGGCGGCGACCACTGGGAGAACTGCGTGCTCGCCGACCGCCGGATCAATACGCGCAAGGGTGCGCGGACCCCCGAAGAAGCCGGACTGCGGTTGCTGCGGGAGCCGCGGATCCCGTCGGTGGTTCCGGCCACCATGAGAATCCGCAACTTCTGGAACATCGAAGACTGGAATCATTTCTTATGA
- the cls gene encoding cardiolipin synthase: MGQIEWSAVGVALGLLLFHAVGVVHVIHVLIHGRTAQGTIAWIVCMLVVPWIAIPFYWIAGRRRFSGYVRARRAEDRDLRTLHENLHGHLKEFELRPDDAFGRAAEQLGGLPFTKGNDIELLIDGNETFEAIFRAIESAERYLLVNFFIVKNDRIGTKFQQALIGRAKAGVRVFFLFDEIGSHKLPHSYLREMEIAGIECHSFGTNRFWWSRLQINFRNHRKIVVVDGREAFIGGLNVGDEYLGRDEKFGAWRDTHLQLRGPTVQAIQLVFLEDWNWAADARIEDLDWDGDPQPHDEITAILPTGPADPADSWQLVVAEACASARDRLWITSPYFVPDAGVLTALQTAALRGVDVRILLPEKADHLMVWLAAFTFYEEALPYGIRLFRYTAGFLHQKVMLVDDRYGFVGTGNLDNRSFRLNFEITAVTTDRAFISDLREMLEHDFERSREVAMEDFTERNVAFRLACRAARLAAPVL; the protein is encoded by the coding sequence GTGGGACAAATCGAATGGTCCGCCGTTGGCGTCGCACTCGGACTGCTTCTCTTCCATGCGGTCGGGGTGGTGCACGTCATTCACGTGCTGATCCACGGGCGCACGGCGCAGGGCACGATCGCGTGGATCGTCTGCATGCTGGTGGTCCCGTGGATCGCCATCCCGTTCTACTGGATCGCCGGGCGCAGGCGATTCTCCGGCTACGTCCGGGCCCGCCGGGCGGAGGACCGGGATCTCCGGACGCTTCATGAAAATCTGCACGGCCACCTGAAAGAGTTTGAGTTGAGACCCGATGACGCTTTCGGCCGGGCCGCGGAGCAACTTGGCGGCCTACCCTTCACCAAGGGCAATGACATCGAACTCCTCATCGATGGAAACGAGACCTTCGAGGCCATCTTCCGCGCCATCGAATCGGCGGAACGCTACCTCCTCGTGAACTTCTTCATCGTGAAGAACGACCGGATCGGCACCAAGTTCCAACAAGCGCTCATCGGTCGTGCGAAAGCCGGCGTTCGCGTGTTCTTTCTCTTCGACGAGATCGGTTCCCACAAATTGCCGCACAGCTATCTCCGGGAGATGGAGATCGCCGGAATCGAATGCCATTCCTTCGGCACCAACCGATTCTGGTGGTCACGGCTGCAGATCAACTTCCGCAACCACCGCAAGATCGTGGTGGTCGACGGCCGCGAGGCCTTCATCGGCGGACTCAATGTCGGCGACGAGTATCTGGGACGGGACGAGAAGTTCGGAGCATGGCGGGACACCCACCTGCAGTTGCGTGGCCCGACCGTCCAGGCAATCCAACTCGTATTCCTCGAGGATTGGAATTGGGCCGCCGACGCGCGGATCGAGGACCTCGACTGGGACGGTGACCCACAGCCTCACGACGAGATCACGGCGATTCTTCCGACGGGTCCCGCCGACCCGGCCGATTCGTGGCAGTTGGTGGTCGCCGAGGCCTGTGCCAGCGCACGGGACCGCCTGTGGATCACCTCACCTTACTTCGTTCCCGACGCCGGCGTGCTGACCGCCCTTCAGACCGCCGCACTGCGGGGTGTCGACGTGCGGATCCTGCTCCCGGAGAAAGCCGATCACCTCATGGTCTGGCTCGCCGCATTCACGTTCTACGAGGAAGCGCTCCCCTACGGCATCCGCCTCTTCCGCTACACGGCCGGCTTCCTTCACCAGAAAGTGATGCTGGTCGACGATCGATACGGATTCGTCGGCACCGGCAATCTCGACAACCGGTCTTTCCGGCTCAATTTCGAGATCACCGCGGTGACGACCGACCGGGCATTCATCAGCGACCTACGAGAGATGCTGGAGCACGACTTCGAGCGCTCCCGGGAAGTGGCGATGGAAGACTTCACGGAGCGCAACGTCGCCTTCCGGCTCGCCTGCAGGGCCGCCCGTCTCGCGGCACCGGTCCTGTGA
- a CDS encoding DUF4139 domain-containing protein — translation MKSTLLIAAALTPLLSAETALTIYNRDLAVIRETVPLKLRAGETFVSFDRATARVQPDSVVLRDPAGKADFSILEQGYRNDPVNRWLLLNHFEGQTIDFRTTYPDGRVEKVRGKIIRSGFVPGGQSQEPIIEVDGKFRFQLPGEPLFPTLGDGSILRPTLSWQIAAAEPAEFDAQLSYLSNGFRWEADYNLVAPEKGETVTMTGWITIGNHSGTVFNDAKVKLVAGDVNIMQPDPTVRRAMMEMARADQAGAGHVEEKAFDDFHLYTLPRQLTIRDKETKQVEFIRAPEVKASKAYIYDPVNMRYHGGRSTNPIQGQKFSKDVAIFWEFTNNEESGLGMPLPAGRVRFYRADDADGNLEFVGENNIDHTPRNEELSIYTGNAFDLVGERTITNFERKDRESWMRETIEVVVKNRSKEPKTILVREHLWRWSNWEIRDASMEFEKKDAQTIEFKVPLKPDEERKITFKAHYTW, via the coding sequence ATGAAATCCACACTCCTCATCGCCGCGGCCCTGACGCCGCTGCTCTCCGCCGAAACCGCCCTGACCATTTACAACCGTGACCTCGCCGTCATCCGTGAGACGGTCCCGCTGAAACTCAGGGCCGGTGAGACATTCGTCAGCTTCGACCGCGCAACCGCCCGGGTCCAACCGGATTCGGTGGTTCTCCGTGATCCCGCCGGCAAGGCGGATTTCTCGATTCTCGAGCAAGGCTACCGCAACGACCCGGTCAACCGTTGGCTGCTGCTCAACCACTTCGAAGGCCAGACCATCGACTTCCGCACGACTTATCCGGACGGCAGGGTCGAGAAGGTCCGGGGCAAGATTATCCGTTCCGGTTTCGTTCCCGGTGGCCAGAGTCAGGAGCCGATCATCGAAGTCGACGGCAAGTTCCGCTTCCAACTCCCGGGCGAGCCGCTTTTCCCGACGCTCGGCGACGGCTCGATCCTTCGCCCGACCCTCTCGTGGCAGATCGCAGCGGCCGAGCCCGCCGAGTTCGATGCCCAGCTTTCCTACCTGAGCAACGGCTTTCGCTGGGAAGCCGACTACAATCTGGTGGCGCCGGAAAAGGGGGAGACGGTGACGATGACCGGCTGGATCACCATCGGCAACCACAGCGGCACGGTCTTCAACGATGCGAAGGTGAAACTGGTGGCGGGCGATGTGAACATCATGCAGCCGGATCCCACCGTTCGACGGGCGATGATGGAAATGGCGAGGGCCGATCAGGCGGGAGCGGGTCATGTGGAAGAGAAAGCCTTCGACGACTTCCACCTCTACACCCTGCCCCGCCAACTCACCATCCGCGACAAGGAGACGAAGCAGGTCGAATTCATCCGGGCACCCGAAGTCAAGGCCAGCAAGGCCTACATCTATGATCCGGTGAACATGCGCTACCACGGCGGACGCAGTACCAATCCGATTCAGGGACAGAAGTTTTCCAAGGACGTCGCGATCTTCTGGGAGTTCACCAACAACGAGGAAAGCGGCCTCGGCATGCCGCTTCCGGCCGGCCGGGTTCGCTTCTACCGGGCGGACGATGCCGACGGCAACCTGGAGTTCGTCGGCGAGAACAACATCGACCACACACCACGAAACGAGGAACTCAGCATCTACACCGGGAACGCCTTCGATCTCGTCGGCGAGCGGACCATCACCAATTTCGAGCGCAAGGACCGCGAAAGCTGGATGCGCGAGACGATCGAGGTGGTCGTGAAGAACCGCTCGAAAGAGCCGAAGACCATCCTTGTTCGCGAGCACCTCTGGCGTTGGTCGAACTGGGAGATCCGGGACGCCAGCATGGAGTTCGAGAAGAAGGACGCCCAGACGATCGAGTTCAAAGTGCCGTTGAAGCCGGATGAGGAAAGGAAGATCACCTTCAAGGCGCATTACACCTGGTGA
- a CDS encoding DNA-3-methyladenine glycosylase I, whose amino-acid sequence MVRCPWVPEHLDAYVAYHDTEWGVPSRDSRYLFEMICLEGAQAGLSWWTVLRKRDRYREVFRNFEPAEVARMTDRQLERLVADPGIIRHRGKIFSVRQNARAWLDLADREGDQVGWLWGFVGDEPKVNRPKVMADYPTTSPESDALSKALRKAGFNFVGSTTMYAFMQAVGMVDDHSVSCFLGGPANKGS is encoded by the coding sequence ATGGTCCGCTGTCCGTGGGTGCCGGAGCACCTTGATGCCTACGTCGCCTATCACGACACCGAGTGGGGCGTGCCGTCCCGGGACTCCCGGTATCTGTTCGAAATGATCTGCCTGGAAGGCGCCCAGGCGGGTCTGTCGTGGTGGACGGTGCTGCGCAAGCGCGACCGTTATCGCGAGGTGTTCCGGAATTTCGAGCCGGCCGAGGTGGCCCGGATGACCGACCGCCAACTGGAGCGGCTCGTTGCGGATCCGGGGATCATCCGTCATCGAGGAAAGATCTTTTCGGTCCGGCAGAACGCCCGGGCGTGGCTGGATCTCGCGGACAGGGAAGGGGACCAGGTCGGGTGGCTGTGGGGATTCGTCGGGGACGAACCCAAGGTCAACCGACCGAAGGTGATGGCCGATTACCCGACGACCTCGCCCGAATCCGACGCCCTCAGCAAGGCCCTCCGCAAGGCCGGGTTCAATTTTGTCGGCTCGACCACGATGTATGCCTTCATGCAGGCGGTCGGCATGGTGGATGATCACTCGGTCAGTTGCTTTCTCGGCGGCCCCGCAAACAAGGGTTCGTAG
- a CDS encoding glycine--tRNA ligase, with amino-acid sequence MANKDHTDPVRMEKIVSLCKRRGFIFQAGELYGGLNGCWDYGPLGAELKRNLKDYWWRKTVQERDDVLGMDGSILTMQQVLKSSGHLDGFSDPMCDCLLSKARLRADQIEPQDGTAVWYSGAKHEASGWSTDKAFAVLVPTGKEPDSAKKTARQFYGQFMPDKKVSPKELELLEEKREELTGTTRFNPENGSLLTEAREFNLMFQTRVGASADDNDPNAIAFLRPETAQSIFCQYKNILDSNRIKLPFGIAQVGKSFRNEINPRNYTFRSREFEQMEIEYFCRPEDGLRLTDEWLESRLCFYEEIGIPREKLHILDVPDDERAFYSKKTYDIEFEFPFGIQELEGVAYRTDYDLGVHQEGSGRPLEYFDEETKERFIPHVVEPSAGCDRTVLALICEAFDEEEVTGDKGKTETRTVMRFTPRMAPIKVGIFPLLKKNEEQVRIAKEIQKTLQPWMTVFYDDGGAVGRRYRRQDEVGTPFCITIDFDTLGENGDENKGTVTVRHRDSMEQERLPVEALLPWLLERIR; translated from the coding sequence ATGGCCAACAAAGACCACACCGACCCCGTACGCATGGAGAAGATCGTCTCCCTGTGCAAACGCCGCGGCTTCATTTTCCAAGCAGGCGAACTCTACGGCGGACTCAACGGTTGCTGGGACTACGGCCCGCTGGGCGCCGAACTGAAGCGCAATCTCAAGGACTACTGGTGGCGCAAGACCGTACAGGAGCGCGATGATGTGCTCGGCATGGACGGCTCCATCCTGACCATGCAGCAGGTCCTCAAGTCCTCGGGCCACCTCGATGGCTTCAGCGATCCGATGTGCGACTGCCTGCTCTCGAAGGCCCGCCTCCGCGCCGACCAGATCGAGCCGCAGGACGGCACCGCCGTTTGGTACTCCGGTGCCAAACACGAGGCATCCGGCTGGAGCACCGACAAGGCGTTCGCGGTGCTCGTTCCGACCGGCAAGGAACCCGATTCCGCCAAGAAGACGGCACGACAGTTCTACGGCCAGTTCATGCCCGACAAGAAGGTCTCGCCGAAGGAACTCGAACTGCTCGAGGAGAAACGCGAGGAGCTCACGGGAACCACCCGTTTCAATCCGGAGAACGGCTCCCTCCTCACGGAGGCGCGCGAGTTCAACCTGATGTTCCAGACCCGCGTCGGCGCTTCCGCTGACGACAACGATCCGAACGCGATCGCCTTCCTCCGCCCGGAGACCGCGCAGTCGATCTTCTGCCAGTACAAGAACATCCTCGATTCGAACCGCATCAAGCTGCCGTTCGGTATCGCACAGGTCGGCAAGTCGTTCCGCAACGAGATCAACCCGCGCAACTACACGTTCCGCAGCCGTGAGTTCGAGCAGATGGAAATCGAGTATTTCTGCCGCCCGGAAGACGGCCTGCGCCTGACCGACGAGTGGCTTGAGAGCCGCCTCTGCTTCTACGAGGAGATCGGTATCCCCCGGGAGAAACTGCACATCCTCGACGTTCCCGACGACGAGCGCGCCTTCTACTCGAAGAAGACCTACGACATCGAGTTCGAGTTCCCGTTCGGCATCCAGGAGCTGGAAGGAGTCGCCTATCGGACCGACTACGACCTCGGTGTCCACCAGGAGGGCTCCGGTCGACCGCTCGAATATTTCGACGAGGAAACCAAGGAACGCTTCATCCCGCACGTCGTCGAGCCGTCCGCCGGCTGCGACCGGACCGTTCTCGCCCTGATCTGCGAGGCCTTCGACGAAGAGGAAGTCACCGGTGACAAGGGCAAGACCGAGACTCGCACCGTGATGCGCTTCACGCCGCGCATGGCGCCGATCAAGGTCGGCATTTTCCCGCTGCTGAAGAAGAACGAGGAGCAGGTCCGGATCGCCAAGGAGATCCAGAAGACCCTGCAGCCGTGGATGACCGTCTTCTACGACGACGGTGGCGCGGTCGGACGCCGCTACCGTCGCCAGGACGAGGTCGGCACGCCTTTCTGTATCACCATCGACTTCGACACACTCGGCGAGAATGGCGACGAGAACAAAGGCACCGTGACCGTCCGCCACCGCGACTCGATGGAGCAGGAACGCCTGCCGGTCGAAGCGCTGCTGCCGTGGCTGCTTGAGCGGATCCGCTGA
- a CDS encoding EF-hand domain-containing protein has translation MKYLLLLLPVFVSCTGTDPHSEVAHNRKVMALQEKFDRFDYNANGKLTRTEIEQGLRESSVEGVTPAEIDALMKHYDINDDGGISRWEAQHAINSPLPEHQ, from the coding sequence ATGAAGTATCTGCTTCTTCTCCTTCCGGTATTCGTGTCGTGCACCGGAACCGATCCACATTCGGAGGTCGCCCACAACCGCAAGGTGATGGCGCTTCAGGAGAAGTTCGATCGCTTTGACTACAATGCCAACGGCAAGCTGACCCGCACGGAGATCGAGCAGGGACTGCGCGAATCGTCCGTGGAAGGAGTGACTCCCGCAGAGATCGACGCGTTGATGAAGCACTACGACATCAACGACGACGGCGGGATCTCACGCTGGGAGGCCCAGCACGCGATCAACTCGCCGCTTCCAGAGCACCAGTAG
- a CDS encoding 23S rRNA (pseudouridine(1915)-N(3))-methyltransferase RlmH produces the protein MRIRIIVAGKPALAYAKAGVAEYLKRLGRYGNYELVHIKAGDSESVSATLLERSEGDYRIALDERGTALETASWESRLTSLEMRGDIKRVSFLIGASDGHTEELRKAADDLWQLSSLTLQHELALVVLLEQLYRVATLKRGEPYHR, from the coding sequence GTGCGCATCCGCATCATCGTCGCCGGAAAGCCCGCTCTCGCCTACGCCAAGGCGGGCGTGGCCGAGTATCTCAAGCGCTTGGGACGCTACGGGAACTACGAGCTGGTCCACATCAAGGCAGGCGACTCCGAGAGCGTCTCAGCCACCCTGTTGGAGCGCTCCGAAGGCGACTATCGGATCGCGCTCGACGAACGGGGCACGGCGCTCGAAACCGCCAGCTGGGAATCGCGGCTGACCTCCCTCGAAATGCGCGGTGACATCAAGAGGGTGTCGTTCCTGATCGGCGCATCCGATGGCCACACCGAAGAACTTCGGAAAGCCGCGGACGACCTCTGGCAACTCTCGAGCCTGACCCTCCAGCACGAACTGGCACTGGTCGTCCTGCTTGAGCAGCTCTACCGGGTCGCCACGCTCAAGCGCGGCGAACCATATCACCGATAA